CACATCTCCCTCACGTGTGAAAATCGCTAATCGTTCTACCTGATATTCTTGTAATTCCTGTAAAGCCCGGTCATAGAGTGCTTGAGCTATGCCCTGTCCTTGATAATCGGGGTGAACTGCTAGATTGGTAAAATAGGCCACTTTGTCTGCGGGCGCATACAGATAGGACTGGCTACATTCTTGATTGTAAATGTCTATATCTAGCAAACCAACAATCTGACCATCTTTTTCTGCTACCCACTCAATGCGGTCATCATAGATATCCCTATTCAAGGTAGGCTTGGCTGTCTCTCTATCATCAAAAAAAGGAGAAAAGAGATAGCTAAGTGCCTTAGTATAGACCCAGCCTTTTTCATCACTCGACTTGTATTTCCTGATAAGCATATTTCCTACTCCTTGCTTTAAAAGATACCACTATTTTACCCCCCCAAAAAAATCAAGTTTGTCAAGGGATATATTATTTAAAGGTCACAATGGTTGCACCGCTGCCCCCAGCATTCTGCGGGGCATAGCCAAATTCCTTGACCTGCTTGTTACGGCGAAGATACTTGGTCACTCCCTCACGAATGACACCTGTTCCGATACCGTGGATAATATCAACCTGCGACAGATTGTTCAGCAAGGCCTGATCAATAAATTCATCCAATTCCTGCATGGCTTCTTCATAGCGTTTGCCACGCAAGTCGAGGCGGGCCTTAGGCCCTTTTCCAGTTGTGCGTTTGACGACATGGACCTGTTTTTGTTTTGGCTTTTCTTCTTTTTCAGCCTTAACAAGGGTAAATTCGTCTGATTTCAACGTCATCTTAATCAAGCCAACTTGGGCTTCCCAACGACCGTCTTTCAACTGCTTGGTCAAGGTACCGCGCTGTCCATAGCTCGTGACTAAAATATCATCTCCCACGCGCGCAGCCTTTTCTTTTTTGGCCTTTTTTAAGACCTTATTTTTCGATAAATCTACGACTTCTGGTGCTAATGTTTTCAGCTTGCTTTTGGCTTCAATGATCTGGTGTGGCTTCAAGCTAGCCTGGCTGTGAAGATTTTTCAGAATCTCATCACTTTCAGCCAAAGCCATGGTCACAATCTCTTGTGCTTCTAAACGTGCCTTATTTAACTCTGTTTCTTTTTCTCGTGAAAATTCGTGATAGAGTTTCTTCAAGGCGCGATTCATCTTGAGATTTTCCTGCTCGACTTCACGAATGGTATCTAAACGCTTACGACTTTCTACTGTTTGCGCTTCTAGCTTTTCAATAATGTGATTCACATCACTATCGGTGCTGGTCATGTTTTCCGCATCCCTGATAATAGCTGTTGATAAGCCGAGACGCTTTGCAATCTCAAAGGCATTAGAGCGACCTGGAACTCCCTGCATGAACCGATAGGTCGGGCGCAGGCTCTGGCTATCAAATTCCATGCTGGCATTTTCCACACCAATTGTCTCAATCCCGTAGGCTTTTAACTCAGGATAATGGGTTGTTGCCATTGTTTTAATGCCACGTAAGCGCAAATCTTCTAAAATGGCCATGGCAAGCGACGCTCCCTCCTGTGGGTCCGTTCCTGCTCCCAATTCGTCAAATAAGATAAGAGAATCTTGGTCAGCCCGTGCTAAAATATCAACCGTATGGGTCATATGACTGGAGAAGGTTGATAAACTTTGCTCAATCGATTGCTCATCACCAATATCTGCAAACATTTCATGAAACAGACCAACTCGACTGCCCTTATCTGCTAGGATTGGCAAGCCAGACTGGGCCATGAGATGAGTTAGACCTAGCGTTTTCAACATAATCGTTTTCCCGCCTGTGTTGGGACCAGTAATGACAATCGCTGTCAAACCCTCTTTGAAATACAGGTCATTGGGAACAGGATGAACTAGAAGTGGATGACGAACATTTAATAGGGCAATATCTTTCGACAAGGACAGACTGGGAATACTCGCCTGATACGTTCTAGCAAACACATGCTTGGCACGGATTAGATCAAGGTGTCCAATGACCCAAGCATTATTGCGAATAATGTGGCTATTTGGCCGAAGGATAGCAGATAATTCTTGCAAAATACGACTGATTTCATGGCGTTCTTCTGCCTTGGCATGGGTCATTTCCTCATTCAAGGACACGACCGCACGAGGTTCAATATAAACGGTCGATCCAGAAGCAGAAATATCATGCACCACACCTGAAATACGATTGCGGTAGGTATTTTTGACTGGTAGGACATTGCGCCCATTCCGACTAGCTAGAACGGTATCTGTCAGCATATCGCTCTTGGTTTTCAGCATATCCTGTAAAATCTGTCTAATTTGATCTTCTGATTCCCGAATATTCCTGCGAATCTTGGCTAATTTCTCACTAGCAAAATCCTCTACAAAACCCGCATTGTTAATAGCTTGTAAACTGCCTTGGATATGGGGAAATAGCTCAATTTTTTCAAACAAGGACGGCAATTGACTCAAATAGACATTTTCCAATTGCTGGTAAAAATCTGCTAATTCTTTTGAGACTTCTAACACCTTTTTTACGGCTAAGATTTCAGGAATATTGAGATCTGCCTCCAAGTCCAGCCGCTTCATGGCCGGTGCAATATCAACTATTGCTCCCATGCTAAAATGCGGATGCTCAACAAAGAGTTGAGCCATATCTGCCATTTCATCAAAGGCTTGCTGAATCCGTGCTGCATCCGTCATAGGCGCAAGCTCCCGTAATTCAAAGGCTCCCTGTTCTGTTACAATAAAGGGTTCCAACAAGGCCTTGACCTTGTGAAACTCCAAGGTTTCCATAATTTTCTGGTTCATTTTCTTTCTCCGAGGTTCGTCCTCTTTCATTCTACATTCCTAATACTATAATAAAGGTTAGGACATCGTTCAGTCGCTTTGCTTCAATAGTCCAGTGGACTGTTGAAGGTTGGAAATAGGGATTATGGAGTAATCCTCCATTAACGCCAGTTCTATCTGCAACTTCTTGCCTTGTCCTATTCCTTTCTTAATCCACTATAAAAGCTTTCCCTTTACATCTTCATGGTAAGAGCCTATTTGAATGGTGGCATACACCTTCCGATTTTAAGTAAAAACAGAGGGACTGGGCAACACGTGCTCAACCCCTTTTCAATTCATACTCGTCA
Above is a window of Streptococcus sp. zg-86 DNA encoding:
- a CDS encoding GNAT family N-acetyltransferase, whose protein sequence is MLIRKYKSSDEKGWVYTKALSYLFSPFFDDRETAKPTLNRDIYDDRIEWVAEKDGQIVGLLDIDIYNQECSQSYLYAPADKVAYFTNLAVHPDYQGQGIAQALYDRALQELQEYQVERLAIFTREGDVANHLYQKWGGKLVCSDYLVVGQPKDTPTFRFGVDVEKASLSLIDMAGQPLPYYLREGIYIVANQADLDLFDIEECYQEFTYVIDICLA
- a CDS encoding endonuclease MutS2; this encodes MNQKIMETLEFHKVKALLEPFIVTEQGAFELRELAPMTDAARIQQAFDEMADMAQLFVEHPHFSMGAIVDIAPAMKRLDLEADLNIPEILAVKKVLEVSKELADFYQQLENVYLSQLPSLFEKIELFPHIQGSLQAINNAGFVEDFASEKLAKIRRNIRESEDQIRQILQDMLKTKSDMLTDTVLASRNGRNVLPVKNTYRNRISGVVHDISASGSTVYIEPRAVVSLNEEMTHAKAEERHEISRILQELSAILRPNSHIIRNNAWVIGHLDLIRAKHVFARTYQASIPSLSLSKDIALLNVRHPLLVHPVPNDLYFKEGLTAIVITGPNTGGKTIMLKTLGLTHLMAQSGLPILADKGSRVGLFHEMFADIGDEQSIEQSLSTFSSHMTHTVDILARADQDSLILFDELGAGTDPQEGASLAMAILEDLRLRGIKTMATTHYPELKAYGIETIGVENASMEFDSQSLRPTYRFMQGVPGRSNAFEIAKRLGLSTAIIRDAENMTSTDSDVNHIIEKLEAQTVESRKRLDTIREVEQENLKMNRALKKLYHEFSREKETELNKARLEAQEIVTMALAESDEILKNLHSQASLKPHQIIEAKSKLKTLAPEVVDLSKNKVLKKAKKEKAARVGDDILVTSYGQRGTLTKQLKDGRWEAQVGLIKMTLKSDEFTLVKAEKEEKPKQKQVHVVKRTTGKGPKARLDLRGKRYEEAMQELDEFIDQALLNNLSQVDIIHGIGTGVIREGVTKYLRRNKQVKEFGYAPQNAGGSGATIVTFK